The DNA sequence GTATAAGGGGAATTATAGCTATTGACAGTAGGAGCGTGACCGCAGTGGGAAATGCTGCCGCTATCCCTTCACACTGGCAACTGAGAACGGAAAGCGCACCTGAGAGTGAGCTGCTTACCGCACTTCCAGAGGCATTTTTCTTTACATGCCTGAATATGAGTGTGTAATTCTCCGTGAGGATTGCGGCCAGTCCTGTGAAAAGGAGAAGAGCCTGGAAACTGAGCGTAAAGACAAACAGGCGGGTATACGCAACAATAGCACCAGAGAAAAATGCGGGAACCCCAGCAGGGCTCTCATCATCATATATTGAGCCAATATAAACGGGCGTTGGCAGGCCGGGGGAGTAGGTGATTCTTATTAGCCCGGAAAGATAGAACATGAGGAAAGTGACTGAATAGAAGACTGCAAGTTTGTAGATTGAAATTCTTCCCGAGTAGAAATGTCGGGAAAAAATGTATATATTCAGGATCAGTGAAATTAGCAGGAATATGTCAACATCAGGGGCCCAGATAAGAGAAATGGAAAAAAGTGCGTAATAAGAAATTGTTATGAGTGAAAGATAGAACTGCAGGGATGATAGCTTAGGATTGTATATGGATAGTATGAACGGGAATATTATTGCCGGAATAAAAATAATCCCTGATTCAGTGAGCACAATGTTTTCATAGATAACAGACTTTGTCAGCAGGCCGAATGCCAGAAATGTAACTGTAGAACCCGCAGAAAGGAGGGAAAGTACCAGTATGTCGATTCTGACTTTCATATGAATGCCATCCAGATGGCTATCAAGAGTGCCAGAAGATAGAAATTTGAAGCGTGAAATGCCTTTTTGAAACCATCAACTGAATAGTTCCTGGTTATTGGAGAGATGACAAAATAGAGCATTATTACATCCATTACAACAGCTATGGGAATATAAAAGCCCCCCAGGTGAATTGATGTGAAAAACAGGGGGAGCATCGAGTAGACCACCAGTATGATTGTATTTGCCAGTATCCAGTTACCTCCCTTCCTTACGCCTAAAACGGCAGGGAGCATTGGAACTCCGGCCGCTTTATAATCTTCCGTGTTACCGGTTGCAAGGCTCCAAAAGTGCGTAGGCGTCCACATAAACACAAGCAGCGCCACAAATATTGAACTGAGCGACACCGATCCCGTGACCGCCGACCAGCCGGCAAGTGCAGGAAAACTTCCCGCAATGCCGCCTATAACTATATTCCACGTTGTTCTTCTCTTCAGGAGAATTGTGTAAAGGAAAACATAGCTCAGGAAACCTCCAAGGATGAAGACCATGGTGATTAAGTTCAGGGAAAAGAAAGCAACAGGCATTGATACAGCAAGCATTACTACTGCAACAGCTGCATACATTCTCCTGTTACTGATGTTTATTATTCTGTTTCGAGAGGATGTCCTCCTCATCTTTGTGTCAATGTCAATGTCATAAAGGTTGTTGAAGAGAGACGCTGACATGGACGCGAGGGTCCCTGCAACAAGAAGGGGTATCAGCAGCAGGATATGGGTTCTGGCAAGAGGGGCAATCAGGAAACCCGTGACCGCAACAATATCGATCAATATTGTTATCTCGGCCTTCGTGATTTTCATGAAGTTATTTATACTCATCCTTCACCCACTCATCCTTAATTTCTGTCGTGAATTTAACCTTGCTGAATTAGAACACTTATTATATTATCCCTGCCCTATTCGAGTTGATAAAATTTGTGTTTTTACCAGGTTTTGCATTCTAGTTAGCTTCAAAATCTCATCCCTGTAACGGCCTGTACTGCGCCTGAACCTACTATGGAAAGAGCAGGGGTGAGGCAAAGACATGGGCACAGGTTCAGCAGGGGCAATTTGTCCGTTATTCCTGAAGCTGAGTGTTCTAGATTGCCATAAAGATTTGAGCTCACTCCACTCACTGCCTGGTGTGGACTAATTGATACAATTGAGGGATCCTGGTTGATATTGCTGATCACAGACGATGAATTCGCTGCAACTACGTTTATTGTACCTACCATGGTGGTTGGATGAACCTGGCACCAGTATGTGTACGTGCCCGGAGTCTGGGCATACCATTCTCCGGTATACTTTGACCCGGGTATCGGGTTTATGGCTCCAATCACAGAATAATAAGCCGCGAGGTTTTCGCTGGTTCCTTTGGCTATATACAGGTCATGAGGGAGAGTATCCGTCTCTATAACTGTGAACGTAACGACCGTCCCTACAGTATAATTCAGCGTGGGATTAACAGGAATTGCGCCATTCGAATTCCCGTAACTTGTGGGGGCGTCCCATCCAGCAGCGTTAGCATATAGCGTGGTGCTATTGGTAAAAGCCGGATTAGGAGGAATAACCTGCGAAAGCACAGACGTAGGCTGGGGGCTGATTACAAAACCTACGGCTACTGCTATAGCCAGTACAACTATCACTGCAAATGCAACTCCTCCCTTGTTTCCGCTCACGGTTACCTACCTCCGGATACAGCGCCGCCAACGGGTTCTGGAAAATCAGGCTCTAGATTAGCGTTCGCTTAATTCCTATGCTATTGTGATATCATCCATTTTATACTTCCATCTAAAGATGACAGGAGACTTGTTAATTTCCTGGAAGTACTGATCAATCCTGTCCTTCAGTTCATCCATGCTTTTTACCCTGATCTCACGGAGCATGGTCCTGGCCAGTTTGCTGAAAAGTGTCTCCACTATGTTGAGCCATGATCCATGCTTTGGAGTGAAAACAAAGTCAAACCTGTTTGGCACTGTCAGCAGGAATTCCCTTGTTTTCGCCGATGTGTGCACCCTTAGATTATCCAGAATAACCCTTATCCTCTTATCTTTGGGATACGACGAATCCAGTTTCTTCAGGAATGCTATGAAATCATTGCTGTTATGTGTTCTGCTCACAGTTTCCGTAACAATACCGGAATGCAGGTCTATGCCTGCCAGAAGGGACAGGGTGCCCAGCCTCTTATACTCATAATCCCTCGTGGCAGATGGATACTTTCCGGGAACGGGAGGGAGCTCCTCTGATGTCATTGATATTGCCTGCATTCCCGGCTTCTCATCGAATGATACGGTTATTGTGTCCTTCAGCTCGGGTATTATGAAACCATTGTTGATCATGTCCACCTCCTTGTATACGTGCAGTACCGTGGCCATTTTTCCCTCAAAGTCAGGATCCCTCTTTTCCACATAGTACCTGATTTTGTGAGGTTTTATCTCCGCCTCATTGAGTATTTCGAAGACTGTGGATCTGCTTATATTCTTAAGGGATGACCTGTTCTTCCTTATGTGTCCGGTCAAGAGGGTATAGGGCCAGAGCTCGTCCGGGTATCCATGTTCCGCTGGTTTTGTGCATGCAAGGTTAAGGATCCATGACTTATCATCATCTGTAATCGTTCTGGGCTTTCCAGGTCTTGGAAGATCGTTCAGTGCAGCCTCCATGCCAAATTCCCTCAGCTTTGACAGGCATTTCTTCACCGTATTCTTGTTCATGCCGTTCCTTGCTGCAATCCTGTCGTCGCTGTAATCCTCAAGATAATCGAGGATTATGGATGCCCTTGTTACTCTCCTCTTTTCCTCCTTCATCGATGACCTGATTCTCCTGAGCTTGTTCAGATCCTCTTCTGAAAGGTCTGGCTTTGGATATTTTCTCTTAAAAACCATTTATATCGCAAGTATAACGTAAATGAAGATATAAAGATAGACTAGTAATTAAGCGAACGATAATCTAGTATATTGGAAGTGTCCGTTGACGGAGTTTTCAACCAGCTGCTTGCAATATTATATAAGAATATCAATTGGCCCACCCCTATTATCAGGCCTCCGAGGATAGCCGTATCCTGAAACGGCTGGAAGAATGGAAAGTAACCGTCAACAGCCCTGGGCATGCCCAGAAAGCCGCCGGTTGTCCAGGCAACTGACATTATAAATGAGCCTATGGCAGTAAGGGCAAAGTGCCAGCCGGCAAGTCTTTCATTATATTTCCTGCCTCTTGTGAAGGTCGGGAAGAGGACGTAAAAGGCCGCGAACGCTATGCCGGTTGTTATCCCAAGGAAGATGAAATGGAAGTGTCCGGTAACCCAGTAAGTTCCATGGACAATTTCGTTGACGCCTACGTTGCTCTGCATGACTCCTGTTATGCCACCTATGATGAAGTCAATTATCCCGTTAATAATGAAAAGCATAGGAGTCGTCATTCTTATGCGAGGGGCTGTCCACATTGTTGCTATGTAATTGAACACTGTTATCGCCGATGGAATTACTATAAAGAATGATGCAGTGCTGAAGAACAGGTCCCATGCAACTCCTAAGCCGGAATTCATAAGGTGGTGACCCCATACCAGCATGCTCAATACCAGCAGGAGTCCAAGCCCGAATACTGCAGAGCTATAGCTGTAAACCTTGTTACCTGTGAATGTTGGGAGCATTTCATAAATCAGGCCGAAGAACGGAATCACAGGTATATAGACTATAGGGTGACCCCAGAACCAGAATAGAATTGTAAACAGCAGGACATTGCCCGAAGAGGCTGTGAAGAAAATCGGGTTGAAGAAGTCGTAGAACAGCATCCCAAGAGCTATCATTACTGGTCCTGCTGAAAGCACTGCAAGGATCATGGTGAAGAGGACTGACCATGCATATATCGACATGTTCCCCAATTTCACGGATTCGGATCTATCCATAAGGATCATGCGGATTACAACGATACAGATGATCATTATTGCAACAAATATCATCTCAAGACCTATGATCGCGAGCCAGTTGTCTGCGCCGGCACCGCTTAGTGTTCCCTGCAACGCAAGTGGCGGGTAGAAATACCAGCGTGTTGATGACCTTGATAACACTATGAATATACCGCCAAGCAACCAGATCCAGTAAGCAAACGACGAATAGCTGCCCATGTTATCGCGCCTGACCTTTATTGCGGTTGGCAGCAGGTAATAAGCAAGCCCCACTGTGATTCCCATGGCCCACATATAGAGCATCAGTGTGGCGTGCTGGGTCAGAACGATGTCATACTGATCCGGGCTCAGTACTGATGGGGTAGGGACTGTCAGACTCACCCTGAGGAGAATTCCAAAAGCTCCAGCTATGAAGAAAAATAGCAGGCTTGTAAATATGAACCTTAGCCCGATACTTTTTGAGTCATTATACAGGAATATGGACCAGTCCGCAAATCGCTGCTTAGTCTTCAGTTGGTCTCTTGCATATGATGCCGGATCAATGTAATCGTGGCTCTCGGCATCTTCCGCAAGTGCATCTCTTCTGGAACTATATAAATAATAGATAAAAAAGGCAACTACCCCTACCAGGGACATTGCGATGGAGTATTCCAGCAGTGTAACGTAAAGCGCCATTAGCTCACCACCGTCATGTAACCACGCATAGTATAGTGGTATTCACCGCAGTATTCAACACATACGAAATAGTATGACCCGGTGTGTGTTGGAGTAAACTGGATAACGTTTGTCTGGCCCGGGACGGCATATACCTGCAGCCCCATCTGCGGAATGAGTAGCGAATGTATCACTGCTGTCGATCCAGGGTCGGGTTCAGACGTAACGACCAGGGTATAGGTATGGTTTACCACTACGGTGAAAGCATCGTAAGTTGTGTTTCCACTGTAATTTGTGAATGACCAATCCCATTGTCTCCCTACAACATCTATCACATATGATCCTGATGGTATTTTTCCAGTATCAGCCTGTGCTATTTCAGCCGACTGGTTATCAACCAGCATTATATTCCAGGCCATGGATACTGCAAGGACGGCGATTACGCCTATTATCCACACAAATTCTACCTTTGTCTTTTTATTCATCTGAAATCCTCCCAATCGTGTGAGCGGTCTGCCTTCTTGAAGACCGGATACAGCAGCAAAAGTATTGTGAAGGCACCGCTCGCTATCCCAGTAGCCATGTAGGGGGCAGCAATGGTTGCGGTCTGCGAACCAGGGTTACCACCAAAAAACGACGAAAAGGCATAAGCTAGCAAAAGATCACTGATTATCCCTATAACAACGGAAACGGCAAAGAAAATGAGAATTATAGACGCTTTCCCATCCATGAAATTGGAATACACCCACTTTATTTAAGTTTTTTCGAATTGACTGATACAAGATCACTCGCGGAGACTGATTTTAACCGTATGCACATATAATAAACGTAGAATATAATCAAAATCAACGGCTCTGCAATATCAATATATTCTCGCTTTTACCTTATGATTGTTTCTCAACAAGTATGCGAAGTTTGCAAAGAGCTGTTCCAATTAATTTAATCTACTATAAATGACTCCTGATTTGTGCAGAACATCATTGCAGTCGTTTCTACCGCAGCAATCATGACTGTTATTATTTCATACTTTATTGTTCATATAGCAGTAAATAAAGAGAAATTTTCTTTCAAGAACGTCGTTGTTGCTGTATTAATACTTACAATGATGGCAAGCATGCTCAATTCCCTGACTTTCCTGATCGACACACCTCCGGGATTCGTGAATACTATAATTGCAGTCAATTTCTCCATGGTTGCAATGACAGTAGCGATTATTTCCGTATTCTGGAATGCGGTTTTTGGCAAATACAGTGGGGTAACTTTTAAAATTTCCATTTTGTTTTCCCTATTACTGGTCTGGAATGAAGTTTCCATGGGTGTGCTCCTTTACTCGCTGGGGTACCCTGGATTCCTCAACAAGCTAGACGGAAATTTCCTGCAAAACATGGTCAGTTTATTCGGGTTGAGCCTGAATTATTATCTTTTCATCATACCAATGCTTATGGAAATGATTTCCGTTGCACTACTGGTCAGGCACTCCAGATTTATAAACTCCATTCTGCTCGCTATTTTTGCCATGTCCCTGTTTTCGCCGACAATGCTTGGAAATTCTATTTTTATCAGCATAGGATCAATACTCTCTGTAGGCGTAATGATATTTTTTATGACACTATTTTACGAACTTCTTGCAAAACGGAGAACTTCGATTAAATCTGCAGAAATGAAAGCTCTTTCATGGCTTTTCCTGGTATTCCTGCTCATGATGGCTGGAGAGTTTTTAGGGAGCATGGGGTTCACACCATTCGGCCTGGGGTGGGTTGTGTATGGGATTGCGATGGTTGCCGCCATGCTCCTCTATTTAAATATGACATTCAATTATAATGATGCCGGTGAAAAGAGGGTAGGCTGGATAAAATATCCGGGGCGTATGTTCTGGATCCTTGCATCATCATTCATATCAGAAATTCTAGCCGCTGGAGCGATAATAGCTCTTTTCTTCGTCACTCATACAGTAAACACGCCTCCACTGGTTGCGTTTTCAAACTATCTCGGTGGCGTAAATACTTTCACGCCACTATCTGAGTTCGTTGACGGTATTTACCTGATTGGAGCGATTGCTAACAATCCGATTTTTCTAATAATCATGGGTATCGAGATGGGCACGCTGGTAATCATCAGAATTAGAAAAATATCGTGGAAGGAGAAAAGAGTAAATCTTTCACTTGCCCTTGTAGCTTTCGCCCTTTATACAATCATCGGGCCAAATTTCGTGAATTCCGGTCTTTACGATCATCTTCCTTTATGGGCAAATGTCGGTGCATTATCGCCCTTATATCCATATTTTGTGATACCCCTTGTGGCAAGTTATGCCCTATACGCTATTCTTGCCCTGCTTTTCGGTCGAAGAAGTTACTGCAGCACCCTTTGCCCATCAGCGGTTATGTACGGGGGCACGCTGGGCCAGGAAATGATTAATTACAACTATGAGGCGAAGATAAGCCGGAACAACCTGGGAAGCAGGTTCAAGAAAGCACTGTTTCCCCTGATCTCCGGTTCGTGGGTATTACTTATCATAGTTTCAGTGGTATCATTCTACTATACACGGGGGGGTCCATCCCTGTCCATATATGGTATAGATGCGTCGGTATTCTTCTCATACTTCACATGGAATTTCCTGTGGTATCTGTTCTTCATCTCAATCCCTTTTGTGGGAATGAGCCCATGCCGTAGATACGGTTGGTGCACAACCGGCACATTTGTCGGTTTTTTTGGGAAAATAGGTCTATTCAAGCTTAAGGTAAACGACCCGCAGACCTGTATCACCTGCAAAACAAAGGATTGCGTGAAAGCATGTGAAGTAGGCCTCGCCGACCTTCCCGGGCAATTCATCTCAAAAGGCTTTTTCAAGAGCTCAAAATGCGTTGGGTCAGGTTCGTGCCTTCAGGCCTGCCCATACAATAACATATTTTTCTATGACATCAGAAATTATTTAAAAGAGAAAATAAAGTGAACGGTTCAGTCCATGTCTCTTGTTGCCACCTTCAATTTCTCTTTCCTTTTAGGTTGATCAATGTCCTCAAAGTTTCCCTGCATTTTTTCGAGAATCTTGGGGAGGGTTGTGTATTCCATGTCCTCATCTGGGAGCCGGTGAGGCTCGAATGGCCCCATCCTTCTCATATAGTCAACAATGTTTATTGCAGTTTTTCTGGCTCCGTCGAATGCAAGATCGTCGAACATGTCAACCGGACCAGCCAGATGACCATCCTTGAGTACAAATCCCAGCGCGACTACCCTGGGAGGACCGTCAAATCTCGTCATTTTTGCGTCTTTCATTCCAACCGGCATCAGTGGGCCATTGAATGAGCCTCTCATCCAGCCGGACACCAGGAACGGATATGAAAATGCCTCGAGCGATTCCCCGGCAGCAGGCAAGCCGGATTGCAGCCTGACTATTCCGGCAGGATCATCCTTCCCAACATACTCGCCAGCAATGAACGAGAGCTTGTCCGTGGAAATAACGGCAACGTTCTCATCTGGAAGTTTTTCGTGAGACGGTTTCGTATAAACCCTCTTTATGACATACTTGCTCTTTGATCCAATCATTGCAAGCAGATCATACACATCCTCCGGGGTTGAAAGGAAAAGACGCTTTGCCCTCATTATGTCCCATACTTCAAACGTGAAGCCTTCGTGCATGTTAGGATCAATGACCAGTCCCGGGGTGTTGAACGGGTCTGCAAACATTTTGTAAATCGGGAAGTTGAAAGCTCCCGGCTCTGTCTTGTCCATCATGTATACAATAAAAGGTTCGGATTTCCTGGGTGTGATCTCCATTTCTGCGACACCGGGGCCCATTCCTTTAATGTTGCCGGAAAATGCATCCTTCAAGAGGTCCTGTCCTGCACCATACAGACCAACCTGTTTTGCAACTGCCGTACCGGCCTTGAAAGCCTCCCACGCAATGCCGTGAACCTGTGAGTTATCTATGCCGAGAGTGTGTATCATTGTAATTTGTATATCATCCCCAACATGGGAAATCCTGTAGTCTGAGAGTATACCCTTACTGTGATCCTTTACATAATTCTCAACTGTTTCCACTACCGGTCCGTAGACGCTGGAATGTCCGGGCAAGCTTCCTATATCCGCCTTGATGTGAGAAATTGTCGTTTTCATTATATCAATTAAATATGGAAATGTCTGTTAAAAACTTTACCTATACATTTCAAATACAAACTTTCAACTTTTGCACTGTTCCCAAAACCTATAATAGTATTGTTTAAATGAACTTGAAATGATTTCCGGGATCGAGATCGCAATTTTCCTTATATTTGCATGGATAGTGATTATCCTCTATCTCAGGGATAGAATAGGGAAAACAAAGCATTTTTCGACCCTTGGCCCGGCACTGATGATAAAGACCACAAGAAACAGGGGGATTCTTGACAGGGTTTCAAGGAGGTTCCCAGGAATTATTTTTGGTAAAATATCTGTCGTGCTTTCCTTTGTTACGCTTATTTTTGCACTGTTCTTTATTGTTTATGAGACGATTCTTATCTCTTCTGTGAGGATAGTTTCTGCTCCCTCTCCTGCCCTTTATCTTGCTCTTCCAGGCATTAATCCTGCGATACCAATAGTGTATGGTGGAATCGCACTGATTGTATCCGTTGTGGTGCACGAGTTCATGCATGGTGTAGTTGCCAGGAGGCAGAAAATGAAGGTCAATTCAGTCGGCGCCCTTGTTTTCATAGTCCCTCTTGGTGCCTTCGTTGAGCCGGACGAACAGGAGATGATAAATGCTGACCCTGTGGTGAGGAGACGAATTGTTGCAGCAGGACCTGGAATCAATATATTCATAGCAATAGCCTGTATACTCATTCTGCTCTTTCTCCTCATGCCCTCCGTGCATGTCACCAGCGACGGAATGTACATTGAACAGGTATCCCCTATCAATATTGTGCAGAATTCTCACATTCCAACGGGAAGCTTGCTGACTTCATACGGCAACTACACCGGCAACTCTGTCAACAACCTTGCTACATCATCTACGATAACTCCCGGAACGCTGCAGAATGCAACATATATCTACAACGGTCAAACTGGGAGTTTGCGAATGATGGCAGGAGTTGACATAGTCGCAACTATACCCGGTTATCCTGCTGCAAACTATTCTGAACTGACTGGATCTGTAGTACTTAGAATTAACAATGAGTCTATACGCAATGAGAATGCGCTTTCCGCTGCGCTTGACAACATAACTCCGGGCAACAAGGTTGCTCTCTCAGTTATGTATTTCAACAAGACTACAAATACTGACGTAACCGGGACATTCAACATGACCACTGTCACCAAGTATTCATACTACCAGAGCTACGATCCCTCAGCAAACAGCAATTCATACAAAAACCAGGGTTTTGTGGGTATTGAAACAACCTACCTTGGGATATCAGGAGCACCAATCAAACAGGTTGCTCCAGCAATATTTGGCGGGACCATCTTGACTGGCGGCCTCACAGGATTCGTATATGCCATCGCGCTTCCCTTCCTAGGTCTATCCCCGGTTCCACAATATCTACAGTCACTGTTTGTTACGCCATTTATGCCAGCGTTATTCTGGGGCACCGTAAACATGATTTACTGGTTTTTCTGGATAAATTTCCTCCTTGGGCTCTCAAACATACTTCCAATTTCAGTATTTGACGGAAGCCAATTCCTCAGGGATACACTTACAATATGGGGAAGAAGGAAGAGGCTAAGTTTTCTCAGGAATGAGCGGAATGTCAGGATGATAATCAATACTTTAGGGTTCCTCATTGTAATGATCCTGATCTACGAGATCATCCTGCCATACATCAGGTAACTCTCTAACCAATTTTTTTTCACAAAAATGGTTTGATAACTAGTTGCTGGCATTTTCTCCTAGAGCATCGGGCTTCTCCCATCCTATGTTACATCGCAGAACAACCAGAATTGTGATAAATATGGATTTGGAACCCAAGGGTAGTCAAATGCGACATTAACAGGTACCCTTTTAAGGCGAATTTGCAAGGTGAACAGTGGGTTATGGAGCTAACCGTGAGGTTAAAAAGCCATAAGACCTGACGGGAAAGCTGAACATGCCAGCTACTCGAAATAGTCAGAGTCAGGAATTATTGCTTGAATAATAATGAAATAGTTTTTTAAGCATCCTAATTTAAATCTCGGTTAGAGATATATAAATCATGACTGATGATAATGCCGTACTGGAGGAACTTAAAAAAATAACTGCCCTTCTGACACCAAAACCGCCCCTGCCTGCAGAGCACAAGAATTTCTTGGGGCAGTTCAAAGACTTCTTCTCGCAGTACAAGGTTATGGGTATGGCAGTAGCTTTTATCCTTGGTCTTTATCTTGGAACGCTCGTACAGGCCCTGGTAACGGATCTACTAATGCCGATTATTCAGTTTGCGACTCCTCCCGGGGTCGTATGGCAGGATATTTCATTTGGTCCTTTCCTTGTTGGCCAGTTCATGGGAGCTCTTGTTACTTTTCTCCTGGTGGTTCTTGTTGTTTTCCTGATCGTCAAGGTCTCAGAAAAAGCAAAAATCAAGTAACCCGCTTCTTTTGAATGTGCATTTAACGCGTTAAAAGACTACGCACCAAGGGAATGTCAGGACAGATTATATTTAGTTATTATTCAACTAACGAGAGTGTGACGCATTCATGTACAGGGCGCTGCATCTCAAATGCGTCGTAAACAAAATTATTATCAGAACATGCTTGATTAAATCATATCGCCGTATAAGACAGATCTGTCCTCTGTCATAAGTTAATACAAACGTGTTTGCCAAACACTGCATCACCAATTTCTCATCATATTGTCAGTTAAAATTATGGTATTCACAGCTATATCTCCCGTCTTTCAACTTGAATGTAAAGGACAATGGGCGTTTCAATATTCGGGTGAGTTATCAATGTTAGGCTTGAATATGCTACATGCTAGACTGAAGCCCATTACTTTCCTATCTTGCATAAGAGTTAAAGCTCTCTAGGAACCAATAAAAAAATCCTTATACAGTTTCACAATTGTCGTTCGCTACATTTATTGTGGAGATAGTAATAACGGGTCGAAAGAAATGGCGTTTCCTGAAGCGGTTGAGAGAAGACTTAACAAGAAAATATGCATGAGATGCAATGCAAGAAATTCACCAAGAGCGTTAAAATGCAGAAAGTGTGGTTACACTGGTTTGAGGATGAAAGCGAAGGAGAGGAGAGGTGGACAGTGAGTCCATTTTGCCGGAATTAGATTCACCTAGAATTGCCGTCCTTAGAATGGAGGGCACTAACAACGAGGAAGAAGCTTTCCAGTCTTTTCGGAGGAGTGGAGCATCCCCGGAATTCGTTCACATTAACGAGATTACGCGAGGGCATGTTGATTTAGAGAATTTTTCAACAATATTCATCCCGGGAGGATTTTCGGCCGGGGATTATGTGAGAGCCGGCGCTATATTTGCAGCCAGGCTGAGATTTTCCGCCATGGATAAGCTTTTAAGGTTCATACAAAGCGAAAAACCCGTTATAGGGGTCTGTAACGGATTCCAGGTTCTAGCTGAACTCGGTCTCATTCCAGACATCGACGGGAAGCGAGAGCGGGTAGTGACACTTGCGCAGAATGCTTCCAGCAGATTTGAATGCAGATATGTATACATGAAGATGACGTCGAAAAATGCAATTTTTAATACTAGGTTCTCCAATGGAAAGCCCAGGCAGGTACCTGTCGCTCATGCAGAGGGCAGGGTAATGGCTGCTAACCGGAAGCTGATGGAACAGATCGATGAAAACGGGCAGATCCTGTTCCGCTATTCAAATCCAGAGGGTACAGGCTGT is a window from the Thermoplasmatales archaeon genome containing:
- a CDS encoding protoheme IX farnesyltransferase; protein product: MSINNFMKITKAEITILIDIVAVTGFLIAPLARTHILLLIPLLVAGTLASMSASLFNNLYDIDIDTKMRRTSSRNRIINISNRRMYAAVAVVMLAVSMPVAFFSLNLITMVFILGGFLSYVFLYTILLKRRTTWNIVIGGIAGSFPALAGWSAVTGSVSLSSIFVALLVFMWTPTHFWSLATGNTEDYKAAGVPMLPAVLGVRKGGNWILANTIILVVYSMLPLFFTSIHLGGFYIPIAVVMDVIMLYFVISPITRNYSVDGFKKAFHASNFYLLALLIAIWMAFI
- a CDS encoding Transposase, producing MVFKRKYPKPDLSEEDLNKLRRIRSSMKEEKRRVTRASIILDYLEDYSDDRIAARNGMNKNTVKKCLSKLREFGMEAALNDLPRPGKPRTITDDDKSWILNLACTKPAEHGYPDELWPYTLLTGHIRKNRSSLKNISRSTVFEILNEAEIKPHKIRYYVEKRDPDFEGKMATVLHVYKEVDMINNGFIIPELKDTITVSFDEKPGMQAISMTSEELPPVPGKYPSATRDYEYKRLGTLSLLAGIDLHSGIVTETVSRTHNSNDFIAFLKKLDSSYPKDKRIRVILDNLRVHTSAKTREFLLTVPNRFDFVFTPKHGSWLNIVETLFSKLARTMLREIRVKSMDELKDRIDQYFQEINKSPVIFRWKYKMDDITIA
- the coxA2 gene encoding Cytochrome c oxidase polypeptide 1 gives rise to the protein MALYVTLLEYSIAMSLVGVVAFFIYYLYSSRRDALAEDAESHDYIDPASYARDQLKTKQRFADWSIFLYNDSKSIGLRFIFTSLLFFFIAGAFGILLRVSLTVPTPSVLSPDQYDIVLTQHATLMLYMWAMGITVGLAYYLLPTAIKVRRDNMGSYSSFAYWIWLLGGIFIVLSRSSTRWYFYPPLALQGTLSGAGADNWLAIIGLEMIFVAIMIICIVVIRMILMDRSESVKLGNMSIYAWSVLFTMILAVLSAGPVMIALGMLFYDFFNPIFFTASSGNVLLFTILFWFWGHPIVYIPVIPFFGLIYEMLPTFTGNKVYSYSSAVFGLGLLLVLSMLVWGHHLMNSGLGVAWDLFFSTASFFIVIPSAITVFNYIATMWTAPRIRMTTPMLFIINGIIDFIIGGITGVMQSNVGVNEIVHGTYWVTGHFHFIFLGITTGIAFAAFYVLFPTFTRGRKYNERLAGWHFALTAIGSFIMSVAWTTGGFLGMPRAVDGYFPFFQPFQDTAILGGLIIGVGQLIFLYNIASSWLKTPSTDTSNILDYRSLNY
- a CDS encoding nitrous-oxide reductase, with the translated sequence MNKKTKVEFVWIIGVIAVLAVSMAWNIMLVDNQSAEIAQADTGKIPSGSYVIDVVGRQWDWSFTNYSGNTTYDAFTVVVNHTYTLVVTSEPDPGSTAVIHSLLIPQMGLQVYAVPGQTNVIQFTPTHTGSYYFVCVEYCGEYHYTMRGYMTVVS
- a CDS encoding quinol dehydrogenase membrane component, with amino-acid sequence MQNIIAVVSTAAIMTVIISYFIVHIAVNKEKFSFKNVVVAVLILTMMASMLNSLTFLIDTPPGFVNTIIAVNFSMVAMTVAIISVFWNAVFGKYSGVTFKISILFSLLLVWNEVSMGVLLYSLGYPGFLNKLDGNFLQNMVSLFGLSLNYYLFIIPMLMEMISVALLVRHSRFINSILLAIFAMSLFSPTMLGNSIFISIGSILSVGVMIFFMTLFYELLAKRRTSIKSAEMKALSWLFLVFLLMMAGEFLGSMGFTPFGLGWVVYGIAMVAAMLLYLNMTFNYNDAGEKRVGWIKYPGRMFWILASSFISEILAAGAIIALFFVTHTVNTPPLVAFSNYLGGVNTFTPLSEFVDGIYLIGAIANNPIFLIIMGIEMGTLVIIRIRKISWKEKRVNLSLALVAFALYTIIGPNFVNSGLYDHLPLWANVGALSPLYPYFVIPLVASYALYAILALLFGRRSYCSTLCPSAVMYGGTLGQEMINYNYEAKISRNNLGSRFKKALFPLISGSWVLLIIVSVVSFYYTRGGPSLSIYGIDASVFFSYFTWNFLWYLFFISIPFVGMSPCRRYGWCTTGTFVGFFGKIGLFKLKVNDPQTCITCKTKDCVKACEVGLADLPGQFISKGFFKSSKCVGSGSCLQACPYNNIFFYDIRNYLKEKIK
- a CDS encoding Fructose-1,6-bisphosphatase, producing MKTTISHIKADIGSLPGHSSVYGPVVETVENYVKDHSKGILSDYRISHVGDDIQITMIHTLGIDNSQVHGIAWEAFKAGTAVAKQVGLYGAGQDLLKDAFSGNIKGMGPGVAEMEITPRKSEPFIVYMMDKTEPGAFNFPIYKMFADPFNTPGLVIDPNMHEGFTFEVWDIMRAKRLFLSTPEDVYDLLAMIGSKSKYVIKRVYTKPSHEKLPDENVAVISTDKLSFIAGEYVGKDDPAGIVRLQSGLPAAGESLEAFSYPFLVSGWMRGSFNGPLMPVGMKDAKMTRFDGPPRVVALGFVLKDGHLAGPVDMFDDLAFDGARKTAINIVDYMRRMGPFEPHRLPDEDMEYTTLPKILEKMQGNFEDIDQPKRKEKLKVATRDMD